AACGTCGAATGGGTGAAAAGCAGGGCAGTGAGCGCCTCTGCTAAACAGATACAAAAAGAAAGGCAATTATTTGAGAAGGGGAAACCGTTTTTCACTTATCTTTTCATAGCGGTACAACTGATCATGTTTGCCGTCTTGGAAATGAACGGGGGCAGTCAGAACCCTCAAACATTGATTGAATATGGAGCGAAATATAATCCATTAATAATAGAAGGTGAATGGTGGAGGCTCGTGACCCCGATCTTTTTACATATCGGGTTGCTGCATCTGCTCATGAATACTCTTGCTCTTTTCTATTTAGGTAACGCGGTCGAAAAAATATATGGCCGTTTCCGTTTTGTTTTCGTCTATATGGTTTCAGGTATCGCCGGTTCTTTTGCCAGCTATCTTTTCACTTCGAATCTTTCAGCCGGTGCGAGTGGAGCGATCTTTGGATGTTTTGGGGCATTGCTCTATTTTGGGGTCCTGTATCCGAAAACTTTTTTTCGAACAATGGGCACCAACATCATTGCAGTCATTTTATTGAATCTGGCTTTCGGATTTACCATTCCGGGTATTGACAATGCGGGTCATCTCGGTGGTTTGGCAGGTGGTTTTCTTGCTGCAGGGATCGTCAGCGTCCCTGGATTGTTTCGTCCGTTCAGGCAGCTGCTCATTTTAACGGCCACCGTTGTGCTGATTGGGATGATGGTTGTAAGTGACCGTCAGTCAAATCCTTCCGAGTGGGATATCAACACTGCAAACGGCGTTGCCCAGGAAAAAATCACAGCCGGGGAATGGACGGAGGCTGAGGAATTATTGAGCGAAACCATTGAAAAGGGTACTCCGAATGCTGAGACCTATTTTTATCTTTCCTACGCCGAAATCAAACTTGGAAAAGCCGAAGAGGCGAAAGAACATCTGATGAGTGCCATAGAAAAAAGGGATGATTTTCACGAAGCACATTACAACTTGGCCTTGATCCTGACTGACAGCGGCGAACGTGATGCGGCTCTTTCCCATGCCAGAAAGGCCTATAGCTTGAACGGACAGGAAGATAAATACAAAAAATTGGTAAATGAATTGGAAGGAGACCTTTAAGAAGGTGCTATCCGCTGCCTGAGCAATGAAGGGTTTCCGTCTTTATCAATCAGAAGTACAAGAACTTCTTTTTTATCTTTTTTGACTAAAATAAGGGGGATGGTGCTGTCGAGTGAATCGATTATCGTACCATCTTCCTTTTTTATCCCTAAATAATAATTTTTATATAGACCTTCCCAGAGGTTACCGATGAAACGTTCCCACTCCTCCTCGTCAAATCCCTCCAGCGGCTCTTCTTCCAGGCTTGGTAAATCCGTGAGCGGGAAAGTGGTATATTCTTCAATCGGAATACCGAGTGAATCTATCCCTTTCTCCCACAAAAAGTCCAATTGTTGAGACGAGACCCGGTCCAGTATTGTCTTCCATTCTTTTTCTGCATCTGTATCCGGCTCCCTGAAAGAGTTTAAGGGACTGAAATTAGAATCTATTACGTATAGTTTATCTTCTGTCATTTTTTGCGCACTCGTATACTTATCATCATTTTCATGAATTTCAGAGTAATGGAAAGATAACGCTTGTAAAAGGCTGCTTTCTTTCCCTTTAATTGATTCTTCCTGGACGAGTCCATCAGTATCTTGTTCCCATTCATTCATTTTCCCTTTCAATCTTCCATTGATAAAAAGAAACCCTACATCCTGCCGCAAGTAAGCTGGCGTATCCAGCTTAGAAGAGGTTTTCCATTTCACTTCATACACATTATCTTTTTTCTCAGGCACAAGGGTGAGAAGGGTTGAAGCAGACTCATATGTAACATTTTCATTGATTGGAAAGAAAATAATGCTTTCTTCTGTCCGAGGCTGATAAATGAACTCGATTCCAATTGCTAGAATGACCATAAGAATCAAGAATGGAACAGCATTCAGTACCTTTTGTTTCATATCATTCACTCCAATGGTTTGTCCGGTTGTTCATTCTTATGCCGGAGGGTTGATTAATATGTTTCGATGTATGATTTGTCTTTGCGTTGTCTAGTATGGTAAAGATGGTAAAACATGTTAACGGATGAGGAGTGAAGGCTCAGAATGAAGAATGAGAAAAAGCCTGTCTCTACCAGGATAGAAGAGAATACAAGTTATCTTAAAGAAGCTCTGGCTGTTGATAAAAGTTTTGATGTCATACAGCTTGATTTAGAATATGCCGAACGCAAAATGGCTATGTTTTTAGTGGATGGTTTCGTTAAAGATGATATTATGCATTATTTAATGAAGCTATTATCAGGACTGAGTCCAGAGCAATTGGAAGAAGATACGTTACAGAAACTATTAAAAACCTATATCCCGTATATCGAAATCGAGCAGGTAGATGATCTGGATCAAGTCATTGACTTGGTGCTTGCAGGACCTACGGCGCTGGTGGTGGATGGAATTGATAAAGTCATTATCATCGATGCCAGAACATACCCTGTCAGAGGACCGCAGGAACCGGATATTGAAAGAGTCGTCAGGGGTTCGAGGGACGGTTATGTAGAGACGATTGTATTCAATACTGCACTGACGAGAAGAAGGGTGCGCGATCCTTCCCTCCGCATGGAATACATGCAGATAGGGAGAAGGTCGAAAACAGATATTGTCGTGTCTTATTTAGAAGACATTGCAGATCCCGAATTAGTTAAAAAAATCAAGGATTCCATATCGAAAATAGATACCGATGGACTTCCGATGGGAGAAAAAACACTGGAAGAATATATTTCAGGAAGGCATTGGAATCCCTACCCAATGGTACGGTATACGGAGAGACCGGACACTGCTGCCGCTCATCTATATGAAGGGCATGTCATCATCATGGTGGACGGGTCCCCGAGTGTATTGATCACCCCAACGACCTTTTGGCATCATTTGCAGCATGCCGAGGAATACCGCAACAAGCCTTCAGTAGGGGCTTACCTGCGCTTTGTGAGATTCATTGCAGTGTGGAGTTCCGTTTTTTTACTCCCTCTCTACTATTTATTTGCTATACAGCCTGAGTTGTTGCCGGATCAGCTGAGTTATGTCGGGCCAAACGAAACAGGAGAGGTACCATTATTTCTACAATTCTTTCTGATTGAGATAGGGATTGATATCCTGAGGATGGCAGCCATCCATACACCTTCCTCGCTCGCCACCGCGCTGGGCTTGGTGGCCGCCTTGATGATCGGTCAGGTGGCAGTTGAAGTCGGGCTGTTCATTAATGAAGTGATTTTATACCTTGCGATTGCGGCCATCGGTACGTTTGCTACACCGAGTTATGAGCTTAGCCTGGCAAACCGCCTCGTACGGATCTTTCTGCTGGCCGCCACATCTTTGTTCGGTGTTTATGGTTTTGTCATCGGCGTCATGGCCTGGTTAATAGCACTATCAAGAATGAAGTCATTTGACATCCCTTATATGTGGCCGTTCATACCGTTTAACTTCAGGGCATTCAGAGACGTATTCCTGCGCTCGCCAATGCCCCTCAAAAACAGAAGACCGCGCTTCCTGCACCCTAAGGACCCTGATCGTTAATATTTATAGTTGAGTTGACTTCCAACGGGATTATATCTCGCTGGAAGTCACTTTTTGTTTCTAACGTTTCATTCTAACGGATATTTCAAAGTTTGAAGTGGTGCTGGTAACGCGATTATTAACACAGAGTGGAGTGGATTGGAGCTGCAGGCACTTGACTCCTGCGGGATTTAGAGGAAAGGTCGAGACCCCGCAGGCGGAACGCCGAGGAGGCTCGACTTCCTCCCCGGGGAATCTTGTGCGTGCAGCGGAAAGGAACGGTCAACGATATAGTATATCTCTTCCTTTCACAAATTAGTATTTTATTAGTGTAAAGAAAGAATTGAGAACAGTCCGGATTTATCATATACTTTAGTGTGAAGAAAGAAAGCAGGTGTAAGAATGAAAACGATTTATGATATCCAGCAGTTTCTGAAATCCTATGGAACGATCATTTATGTTGGACATCGTCTTTCAGACCTGCAGCTAATGGAAGACGAACTGAAAGAGCTGTATAAATCCCAGCTGGTTGAACCAAGGGATTTCCAGACCGCACTGTTATTATTGAGGCAGGAAATAGCGGTAGAAAAAGAAAAACAAGACTAATAAGGGTGATACTATGACGGAAAAATGGCTGGTAGGGGTCGACTTAGGCGGCACCACGACCAAAATTGCATTCTTAAGTAAATACGGTGAACTGTTACATAAATGGGAAATCCCGACTGATAAATCCGATAATGGCAAGAACATCATCGTCGATATAGCCAAAGCGATCGACCGAAAGCTTGAAGAACTCGATCAAACCAAAGATAAGCTGGTCGGGATCGGCATGGGGGCACCTGGTCCGGTTGATATGGCAAAAGGTATAATTTATGAAGCGGTGAACCTGGGCTGGGATAAAAACACACCATTAAAGGATCTCCTGGAAGTAGAAACAGGTTTACCGGCTGTCATTGATAACGATGCAAATTGTGCAGCGCTCGGTGAAATGTGGAAAGGTGCAGGAGATGGCGCGAAGGATCTTGTCTGCGTCACACTTGGAACAGGAGTAGGCGGTGGTGTCATAACAAATGGCGATATCGTGCATGGAGTAAAAGGTGCAGGCGGGGAAATCGGGCATATTACAGTCGTGCCGCACGGAGGATTTCAATGTAATTGCGGAAAGACCGGCTGTCTTGAAACGGTGGCATCGGCAACGGGTGTCGTACGCCTGGCAAATGAAACCTTGGATTCTACTTCCACTCATTCGGCATTGAGGGATCTGCGGAACGAAAATGATGTGATCAGCGCCAAGGATGTCTTTGATACAGCTAGAAACAATGATGATTTAGCAAAAAACGTTGTTGACCAGCTTGCTTTTTATCTGGGTCTGGCATTAGCGAATTTAGGCAATGTACTGAATCCTGAAAAGATTGTGCTCGGCGGAGGTGTCTCTAAAGCAGGTGATGTTTTACTGAAGCCTGTCATAAACCATTTTCAACAATTTTCTTTCCCGACAGTCAGGACATCAACAGGGTTAAGCATCGCTACACTCGGCAATGATGCTGGTGTGATAGGTGCAGCCTGGCTGGTCAAAAATAAAATATGATTCATCATTAATAAAGAGCTCCCATAACGGGAGTTTTTTTTGTGAACTTTGTTAAAGTTAGTCGTTGTGTTTAACGGACTCATAATTTGAAAAAGCATTACTTTAGTAGATGACGCGGGACTCTTGACTTAAAAAGTTTTAAGTCCGGTTGAAATGAGACGTAGGCCTTAAGGTTCATTTTAAAGAAAAATGGACAATTTGAAACTTTTAACTGTTTCAAACGTCTAATAGTATGGGTAAGAGAATAAGGTGTAAAATATCATTTTATACTAGTTGTATGAATTTGGGTTTGACGTTTTGTAAAAAAAGTATTAAGATAACTCATGGTTCTATTTTAAAAATTCCTTTTTTTACCAGGGATAAATTTACATTAAGTGTTACATACGAAGGACCGGCGTAAGTAGCAAGGAGGTTACAAAATGAACATAAATAAGATTCCAAAGGTTCCTTTAATCATCATTGCAACATTACTCCTTTGGGTAAAAACGTACATCGTCTATAAAACTAGTTTTGATATAAAAATAGAAAACACGATTCAAGAAATCATTCTCTTCATGAATCCGTTAAGTTTCTTATTGTTTATATTTGGGATCGGACTGTTGATGAAGAAGGATAAATCACGAACGCGTTATATCATCATCACCAGTATCCTATTGTCTTCGATCCTCTATGGGAATGTTGTCTTTTATCGATTCTTCGATGACTTCTTGACACTTCCTGTTTTATTCCAAACAAGCAACTTCTCGGATTTAGGAAGCAGTGCAAGTGCCATTATGAGCTGGAAAGACCTGTTTTACTTCTTGGACGTAATCATACTTATCGCTTTGATTAAATTCATGCCTTCATGGTTCTCACTTGAAAATTACAGCCGTGTGAGCAGAAGAGCCTATTTCTTAGTTGCTACAGCATTGGTGTTCTTTAATCTTGGACTGGCTGAATCAGAAAGACCGCAGCTCCTTACAAGAACATTTGACCGTGAAATGCTTGTTAAGAATATTGGGACATACAACTACCACATATATGATATCTTCTTGCAATCTAAATCTTCTGCCCAGAGAGCATTGGCAGACGGCAGCGAGCTGGCAGGCATCGACAACTATATCCGTGCAAGCTACAATAAGCCTGACGATGAAATGTACGGAATTGCAAAAGACAAGAACCTGATTATTGTATCAATGGAATCTCTTCAAAACTTTGTCATCAACGAGAAAATGAATGGGGAAGAAATCACACCGTTTTTAAATGACTTTATCGGTGAAAGCTACTACTTTGATAATTTCTATCATCAAACGCAGCAGGGAAAAACGTCAGATTCAGAGTTCCTCTTGGATAACTCCCTTTATCCATTAAATCGAGGTGCAGTGTTCTTCACTCACTCAGGCAACCAGTTCGATTCCATGACGGAAAAACTTGATGCTAATGGATATTATACAACTGCAATGCACGCGAATAATAAGAGCTTCTGGAATCGGGATATCATGTATGATTCCTTAGGATATGAGCGTTTCTATTCATTGCCTGATTATGAAGTAACGGATGAAAACTCTGTTAACTGGGGAATGAAAGATATTCCTTTCTTTGAACAATCAGTGGAACATATGAAAGAAATGCCAAAACCTTTCAGTACGAAAATGATTACATTAACGAACCATTATCCATTCACTTTAGATGAAGAAGATAAATTAGTGGAGCCATACACGTCTAAAGACGGTACCGTGAACCGCTATTTCCAGACAGTACGCTATATGGATGAGGCATTGAAAAATTTTATTGCCGACCTTAAGGAATCAGGGTTGTATGAAGATTCCGTCCTCGTCATGTATGGAGATCACTACGGAATTTCTGAAAATCATAATACGGCCATGAGTCAATATCTGGGCAAGGAAGTAACTCCATTGGTAAGCACTCAACTTCAGAGGGTGCCGCTGATCATCCACGTCCCAGGACAAGAAGGAAAAACGATTTCCAAAGTCTCTGGCCAAATCGACCTGAAGCCAACGATTTTACATTTATTAGGGATCGATACAAAGAAAGACATTCAATTCGGTGCAGACCTCTTCTCTGAGCAGCATGAAGACTTTGCCATCCTGCGTGACGGACGTTTCATCACGAAAGATTATGTATATGCAGGAGAAAAATGCTGGGATAAGAATTCGGAAGAAGTAACCGATATGAAATTCTGTAAACCATATCAGGAACGCGCAACAGAAGAACTCGAATACTCAGATAAGATCATATACGGAGATCTGCTTCGCTTCTATGAAGAAACAGAGTACCGTGACGAAGACAAACAATAATCGAAAGCCTGTGAATTATTTCACCGGAGCCTGCGAATGAAGTTCACAGGAGCCTGCGAATAAATTCACAGGGGCCTGCGAATAAATTCGCAGGCTTTTTTTGTCATGAAATGAAGACTCCTTCATATGAGTAAGTAAGGATGGTATAGCAGGGAGGTTTCTGAAATGAAAGTAAGGGTGAGAAATGGAGATACATTTTGGTATTACAGCAATTTATTCTATATTCCTAACAAGTTAATCATTGATTCAAATCCCTCTCTCGACCCACAGGGATTAAAAATAGGAACGGAAGTAGAAATCCCTGGATTCACCAAAGAAAGCTATACAATCAAACAGGGAGATACGTTCTGGAATCTCGCCGGACAGCGGAATATACACGTGGATGCTATTTCATTGATAAATGGAGATATCAACCCAAATACCTTGAAAATCGGCACAACC
This Bacillus sp. Marseille-Q1617 DNA region includes the following protein-coding sequences:
- a CDS encoding rhomboid family intramembrane serine protease, producing the protein MNLNYHYLFWKIALFLIEQKHYRILTLSQEQDEIWFENTALKEPDVIRLRLKDLDWGSWIERDMEQTVHNAERIRRKRHKRRLNMKNLYISTYPPVDAGEEIFKEDAAAGNDKLNVESLLIDESMGRERLKSDPLFSEGEWDIPPEVMEANVEWVKSRAVSASAKQIQKERQLFEKGKPFFTYLFIAVQLIMFAVLEMNGGSQNPQTLIEYGAKYNPLIIEGEWWRLVTPIFLHIGLLHLLMNTLALFYLGNAVEKIYGRFRFVFVYMVSGIAGSFASYLFTSNLSAGASGAIFGCFGALLYFGVLYPKTFFRTMGTNIIAVILLNLAFGFTIPGIDNAGHLGGLAGGFLAAGIVSVPGLFRPFRQLLILTATVVLIGMMVVSDRQSNPSEWDINTANGVAQEKITAGEWTEAEELLSETIEKGTPNAETYFYLSYAEIKLGKAEEAKEHLMSAIEKRDDFHEAHYNLALILTDSGERDAALSHARKAYSLNGQEDKYKKLVNELEGDL
- a CDS encoding spore germination protein, which translates into the protein MKNEKKPVSTRIEENTSYLKEALAVDKSFDVIQLDLEYAERKMAMFLVDGFVKDDIMHYLMKLLSGLSPEQLEEDTLQKLLKTYIPYIEIEQVDDLDQVIDLVLAGPTALVVDGIDKVIIIDARTYPVRGPQEPDIERVVRGSRDGYVETIVFNTALTRRRVRDPSLRMEYMQIGRRSKTDIVVSYLEDIADPELVKKIKDSISKIDTDGLPMGEKTLEEYISGRHWNPYPMVRYTERPDTAAAHLYEGHVIIMVDGSPSVLITPTTFWHHLQHAEEYRNKPSVGAYLRFVRFIAVWSSVFLLPLYYLFAIQPELLPDQLSYVGPNETGEVPLFLQFFLIEIGIDILRMAAIHTPSSLATALGLVAALMIGQVAVEVGLFINEVILYLAIAAIGTFATPSYELSLANRLVRIFLLAATSLFGVYGFVIGVMAWLIALSRMKSFDIPYMWPFIPFNFRAFRDVFLRSPMPLKNRRPRFLHPKDPDR
- a CDS encoding YqgQ family protein; this translates as MKTIYDIQQFLKSYGTIIYVGHRLSDLQLMEDELKELYKSQLVEPRDFQTALLLLRQEIAVEKEKQD
- a CDS encoding ROK family glucokinase, with translation MTEKWLVGVDLGGTTTKIAFLSKYGELLHKWEIPTDKSDNGKNIIVDIAKAIDRKLEELDQTKDKLVGIGMGAPGPVDMAKGIIYEAVNLGWDKNTPLKDLLEVETGLPAVIDNDANCAALGEMWKGAGDGAKDLVCVTLGTGVGGGVITNGDIVHGVKGAGGEIGHITVVPHGGFQCNCGKTGCLETVASATGVVRLANETLDSTSTHSALRDLRNENDVISAKDVFDTARNNDDLAKNVVDQLAFYLGLALANLGNVLNPEKIVLGGGVSKAGDVLLKPVINHFQQFSFPTVRTSTGLSIATLGNDAGVIGAAWLVKNKI
- a CDS encoding LTA synthase family protein; amino-acid sequence: MNINKIPKVPLIIIATLLLWVKTYIVYKTSFDIKIENTIQEIILFMNPLSFLLFIFGIGLLMKKDKSRTRYIIITSILLSSILYGNVVFYRFFDDFLTLPVLFQTSNFSDLGSSASAIMSWKDLFYFLDVIILIALIKFMPSWFSLENYSRVSRRAYFLVATALVFFNLGLAESERPQLLTRTFDREMLVKNIGTYNYHIYDIFLQSKSSAQRALADGSELAGIDNYIRASYNKPDDEMYGIAKDKNLIIVSMESLQNFVINEKMNGEEITPFLNDFIGESYYFDNFYHQTQQGKTSDSEFLLDNSLYPLNRGAVFFTHSGNQFDSMTEKLDANGYYTTAMHANNKSFWNRDIMYDSLGYERFYSLPDYEVTDENSVNWGMKDIPFFEQSVEHMKEMPKPFSTKMITLTNHYPFTLDEEDKLVEPYTSKDGTVNRYFQTVRYMDEALKNFIADLKESGLYEDSVLVMYGDHYGISENHNTAMSQYLGKEVTPLVSTQLQRVPLIIHVPGQEGKTISKVSGQIDLKPTILHLLGIDTKKDIQFGADLFSEQHEDFAILRDGRFITKDYVYAGEKCWDKNSEEVTDMKFCKPYQERATEELEYSDKIIYGDLLRFYEETEYRDEDKQ